One window of the Zea mays cultivar B73 chromosome 3, Zm-B73-REFERENCE-NAM-5.0, whole genome shotgun sequence genome contains the following:
- the LOC109944831 gene encoding uncharacterized protein — MACCSLRSKKQRATRRRWGCCAFCRAPSKHQRRRRSSTHTQEGNRVTRHGGNAPRHLLQRAMGEGCACEERLGELLLCPAMRGRWSSAPCLLHAVDSRGRKKTRLLLREGERVREKKGRRHGRFFWASMGGGAPAASMEKGRAQGKVEPAGRNGAVEGAAVWRNGARRPWSFCPCARTGNREKRLLLGHTIEPRRKGAMGAGLAPCWLLAAVGAREEEGRLLQGCRAPEQRAGHGRETSALGGREEAPCAGEERRHGCCRPAQGGRRAVAAGKN; from the coding sequence ATGGCGTGCTGTTCACTGCGCAGCAAAAAGCAGCGAGCCACGCGGAGACGTTGGGGCTGCTGCGCATTTTGTCGAGCGCCTAGCAAGCATCAACGGCGCAGGCGCAGCAGCACACACACACAGGAAGGAAACCGAGTCACAAGGCATGGAGGGAATGCTCCGCGGCATCTGCTGCAGCGCGCCATGGGAGAGGGCTGCGCCTGCGAGGAGAGGCTGGGCGAGCTGCTGCTGTGTCCCGCCATGAGGGGGAGATGGAGCTCAGCTCCCTGTTTGCTGCACGCCGTGGACAGCAGGGGGAGGAAGAAGACCCGGCTGCTGTTGCGCGAGGGAGAACGAGTAAGGGAAAAGAAGGGGCGTCGGCATGGGAGATTTTTCTGGGCGTCCATGGGAGGTGGAGCTCCTGCTGCTTCCATGGAAAAAGGTAGGGCGCAGGGGAAAGTGGAGCCGGCTGGAAGAAATGGCGCCGTGGAGGGAGCTGCTGTTTGGAGGAATGGAGCTCGGCGGCCATGGAGTTTCTGCCCCTGCGCACGCACAGGAAACAGAGAGAAGAGGTTGCTGCTCGGCCACACCATTGAGCCGAGGAGGAAGGGCGCCATGGGGGCTGGCCTTGCTCCCTGCTGGCTGCTTGCTGCCGTGGGAGCCAGGGAGGAAGAAGGGCGCCTGCTGCAGGGATGCCGAGCGCCGGAGCAGAGGGCCGGCCATGGGAGAGAGACCAGCGCCCTGGGAGGAAGGGAGGAAGCTCCCTGCGCTGGGGAAGAAAGGCGCCATGGCTGCTGCCGCCCTGCGCAAGGAGGAAGAAGGGCAGTGGCGGCTGGGAAAAattga